A window of Verrucomicrobiia bacterium genomic DNA:
GATGTCGCGGTGAATGATGCCCTTCTGGTGCGCGTGCTGGATGGCGTGACACGTTTGAATGAACAGTTCCAACCGGGCGGGAATGTCGAGCTGATGCTCGTCACAGAACTGGGTGATCTTCACGCCCCGGACCAGTTCCATGACAAAGTAGGGCCGGCCCGATTCGGTGGCGCCCGCGTCGAGCACGTGCGCGATATTCGGGTGATCCATCAAGGCCAGCGCCTGCCGCTCGGCCTCAAACCGCGCCACGACGCTCTCGGTGTCCATCCCGAGCCGGATGACTTTCAGCGCCACCCGCCGGCGCACCGGCTCCTCCTGCTCGGCCATATAAACGACCCCGCAACCGCCTTCACCCAGGCGCTCCAGCAATTTATAGCGTCCGATGCGGGTTTCTGCGAGGTCTGGCGCCCGGGCGGGTGGAAGCGGCGCTTCGTCCGGCGCGTCCCCCAGCGTGGCCACCTCGGCCGGCTGGTCGAAGAAACGGTCGGCCACACCGGCGGCTTCCAACAAACCCAGCAGACGCGAACGCAACGGCAGATCACCGGCACAAGCCCGGTCCAGAAACGCCTGCTGCGCCTCCGGGTCAACCAAGCTCCGGGCCGTGTCAAACAATGCCTTTTCGATGTCCTTAGGATTAACCATGCGCCGCCGCAGATGAATGGGTCCGTAAATTCTAGCGTATTCTGCGGCCTAAAACCGACAGCCAGATTATCACAACACCGTGCGGGTCAGAGTTCATGCCGGATCATTTGGAACAGACTCGCCTTCGCGTAAGCCCATTGGCGTTCGACGGTTCGTTCCGTGACGCCGAGAGATTCCGCCACCTCCTTGTTCGTGAGGCCGCCAAAAAACTTCAACACCACGATGTGGGCGCTTTCCGGGTCTTCCGCCTCCAGCCGGTCCAGTGCGCCATCCACCAGCAGCACCCGCTCATCCGGCGAACTGGCCGCCAGTTCAATGTCGTCAATGTTCACCCGCTCCCGCCCGCCACCGCGCTTGAGGCTGGCCTTGTTGCGCGCGCGGTCCACCAGAATGCGCCGCATGGCCAGCGCCGCGGTGCGGAAGAAATGGGCGCGATTCTCCCAACTGCGGTCCGACTCCATCACCAGCCGCAGCCAGGCTTCATGCACCAGGGCCGTCGGTTGCAGCGTGTGCCCCGCCGCCTCCTGCGCCATCCGCGCAGCCGCCAGCCGCCGCAGTTCCTCATAAACCAGCGGCAGCAACCGCTCGGAAGCCGTAGTTTCGCCCCGGCCGATCTGTTTCAATATCTGGGTGATGTCACTCACAATGAATGCGCACCGAAATGCCACCGCACCGACCCTTTTACAGTCGGACAAATGCAGCGGCGTGCAGATTATTTAGTGAAGGTTGGCGCCCAAGTCCATCCGGACAAGCTGCCTTGGAGGTGGCCGGCCGGGGACCGAAGTTCACCGGGCAGGTCCGTCGGTCATGACAATCGGGCGAATGTGCCCCTCGGCATCGTAGTTCACACGGTCAATGCACACCTGCCGCGAGCCGCGATAGGGCCCGTCATCCTGGCGATGTTCCCAACGATGGTAAACAATGAGCCATTCGCCATTCAGCGGATTGCGGATGAACGAGTGGTGGCCCGGCCCCTTGTGAGTGGCGTCGCTGGTCAGAATCGCGCCTTGATAATGCCACGGGCCAACGGGCGAATCGGCCATCGCATAATGCACCGAATACGTGGCGTCCTGCCAGCTCCCGTGGCTGTAGGACAGATAGTATTTTCCGTCCCGCACGTGCATGAACGGTCCTTCGGTGAACTGCGGCGGCGTTGCCACCGAAACTTCACGCGCCAGGCTGGTCATGTTGGTGCCCAACACAAATACCCGCAACGTCGCTCCCGCGCTGCCGCCGGCGTAGAGATAAGATTGACCCGATTTCGAGTCAGTGAACACCATGGGATCGATGGCCTCGAACCCATCGCCGCCGGTGAGCAGCGGCTTGCCGAGATCGCGAAACGGCCCCGCCGGTTGATCCCCCACCGCCACCCCGATCCGTGACGGCGTGGGATTCTGGGGTCCGACCGCATAGTAGAAATAAAACTTCCCGTCCTTTTCGGCAACGCCGGGCGCCCACGCGCCGTGACGCGCCACGCCGTCGTCTTTGACCCAGCGCACGTCGGCCAGATCCAACACCGGGCCATGGCGCTCCCAATGCCGCAAATCCGTCGATGAAAACGCGTAGAACTGTTCCCGCCGCCACGGGCTCCAGGTGGGATAAATCCAGACCTTTTTCCCCACCACCAGCGCCTGCGGATCCGCCCCGGGCATGATGGGATTTCCAAAACCGGCGCCCGCTGCAGGAGCATCCGCCCGCGCATTCGCGAGCCAGCCAATCCCCAGCGCCAGCACCAAACCAAAACTGGACCTGCGTTTCATCGAGAATACCGGAAATTCAAATACTCTGCTGACCGGCCGAATGCACTCCTTATTCATTTCGCGGCGCCGGCCGTCTGCTGCTGTAACGTGAGGATTTTGTGCAGGGCGACCACCGCGGATCGCTGTGCCGTGGGCGACAGAACCTCGCTGAAACCGAGTTGGACCGCCGGGATGGTCAGCCACCAGGCGCGCGGCACGCGGCCGAACACGTCGCGCGAAAGGGCCAGCATGGTGCGCGGATCGGCGGCGTGCGCCATGAGTTGCGAGGTGGTGTTGGGGATGAGCGGGCGCAATTGCACTTCGCCAGAAGCATCCACGGCGGCGTCCACGAAAACCACCGCGTCGGCCTCTGCAATCGGTGCGGCATGTTCCGGCGAGAGCTGCTGACAGACGAGCGTGCGCACGCCCGGCAAACCAAGCGCCGCGACCGCTTCAACCACGCGCGGCCCCACCCCGTCGTCGCCACGAAGCGTGTTGCCGTAGCCAATGACCAGGAGGACAGGCTGATCGATGCTGGCGTCCGCGCCTGTCATAATAAAACTCCGGGGCCAATCACCCCCGCACGACTTCGTGCAACACGCGGCCGTTCGCACCGATCAATTGCACGTGCATCGGCATCTGGCCCACGGCATGCGTCGAGCAGCTCAGGCACGGGTCGTAGCAACGGATGCCGTGTTCCACGCGATTGAGCAGCGGCTCGGGAATTTTCCCATTGCCCGCGCCGCCCTTGATGTAATGCCGCGCGATCTGGGCGACGGTCTGGTTCATCGCCAGGTTGTTCTGCCCGGTGGCGACGATGAGGTTGACCTTTTGCAGCAGGCCATTGCGGTCCACGG
This region includes:
- a CDS encoding sigma-70 family RNA polymerase sigma factor, with protein sequence MSDITQILKQIGRGETTASERLLPLVYEELRRLAAARMAQEAAGHTLQPTALVHEAWLRLVMESDRSWENRAHFFRTAALAMRRILVDRARNKASLKRGGGRERVNIDDIELAASSPDERVLLVDGALDRLEAEDPESAHIVVLKFFGGLTNKEVAESLGVTERTVERQWAYAKASLFQMIRHEL
- a CDS encoding family 43 glycosylhydrolase, with protein sequence MKRRSSFGLVLALGIGWLANARADAPAAGAGFGNPIMPGADPQALVVGKKVWIYPTWSPWRREQFYAFSSTDLRHWERHGPVLDLADVRWVKDDGVARHGAWAPGVAEKDGKFYFYYAVGPQNPTPSRIGVAVGDQPAGPFRDLGKPLLTGGDGFEAIDPMVFTDSKSGQSYLYAGGSAGATLRVFVLGTNMTSLAREVSVATPPQFTEGPFMHVRDGKYYLSYSHGSWQDATYSVHYAMADSPVGPWHYQGAILTSDATHKGPGHHSFIRNPLNGEWLIVYHRWEHRQDDGPYRGSRQVCIDRVNYDAEGHIRPIVMTDGPAR
- a CDS encoding hydrogenase maturation protease, with translation MTGADASIDQPVLLVIGYGNTLRGDDGVGPRVVEAVAALGLPGVRTLVCQQLSPEHAAPIAEADAVVFVDAAVDASGEVQLRPLIPNTTSQLMAHAADPRTMLALSRDVFGRVPRAWWLTIPAVQLGFSEVLSPTAQRSAVVALHKILTLQQQTAGAAK